Within the Gorilla gorilla gorilla isolate KB3781 chromosome 15, NHGRI_mGorGor1-v2.1_pri, whole genome shotgun sequence genome, the region CTCCTTTAGTAGAATGGCAGGTGGATCTGCTATTGCTGTCAGAAACCTCCCGACCCCTCCAAATCACACAGTGGAATTCATATAACTTAAAACCCCAACATAGGGTATCTCTATTCATCACTCCTGTCTCTGTTTATTATGCCAAACACTCTACCTCAGATGTTCTGTTCTTTTTGTTACACAAGTGTTCACTATTCTATCATTTAGGTTGTTCAGATATCTACTACATCAGGCTGGAAGGTGGCACGTAGAGTAAAAAGAGCATGAGTTTCATATTCTAGTTTTGTTACCACCTGTGACACTTTCAGCAACCTTTTGAATGAGAATATTATCTACATGCAGTCCTCATAGTTTGTGAAGATTCAGTAAGAAACACAAAACAgtgttaattccattccatttacccatttcttccacTAAGTCTTTtgaaacctttcctttgatacagagATCGTTTTTAACTAATGAGGAAAATTGTACTTTTAGGTCACATCTGAAACAgttctcaattaaaaattaatatatatgccATAAAGAAGTGTCAAATCAAGATTAACCACACATATTCTCATTACCTGCACAAATTTGGGTGGAAATTTTTGTCTGAGGTCTAAAAGTAAAGCATCCACACGTTGTCTCTGAAAAATAGAGCTTGgttcttctttccttttggcTTTAGGTCTGACTTTATCTATTAAAATACGAAGTCCAAATCAAAACATTGTCTACTTAGTTTGGTGTCTCATATTTTACAAATCTTTATCCACCATGAATATACCCaaacttcattatttttaacGGCTGCTATACCAAAGATAATTCCCAAAATAAGGTAAACACAGCACATATACAGAAGTGTTGTTAACTCTCCCTCTTAACTGAAGTTAAATTCTAACATTTAAGCTGATACATATGTCTTTTAAAGATACTTCAGTTTTGGTATATAAGCACGCACAACCGTAAGAGTTTCAAAGCTAAAGTTTTTCATAATTACTTAAATCACAATCCAAATTACTGGCTTGAAATTACCTTTGTTATTTTAAGTGTATTAAATGGTCTTTTCTCACAAAACCTACTAGGAACAAATGGAAATCCAGGTTTCACAAACTCAAGCTACCATATTCAATTATTAAGACTGtaattcactaaaaaaaaaataataaaacagaaaattatgaagacaaaaaaagaaaagaacctgaAAGAGAAATTCTGAAGTTAATCACATGTGGGATTTGCCCTTGGGAGGGAGGTGTATTGGGAAACTGTCTCTAAGGAAAGGATTAAGGATTCCAGATAAGTGTTACTCCGAACACTTGGTTATCGTAGGGGAAAAGAGCCATTGGGCCAATTTTAGTCAACAAAGGCAAACTTTCCTTCATCAAATGTTCCTGCTTATACCTACTATTAAGAAGATACAGGTCTGAATTCTATACAAATGCTGTTTCCCTCAGTAATTTATTCTGACTTGCTATTTCTCAGAAAAGGAAATGGAGAATACAAGTATGCTGTTATAGGCACATTTCCGGAGGTAGTCGAACAGTAAAATATGATGAAGACAGTAGCAGATTACATGGAAACTTAGAGGACCTGGAGCCACAAGAGGTGATGAGATGCAAAGATCAGAAAACAGACTGGCCATCTGGGGATAGGGCTCTAAAAAGCAATCTCTCTCATCTCCTCTGCTTTGAAGACTGGAGGAATAAAGAGTTCCAGATACCAAGATAACTCAACAGTCAGGTAAGTAAGGAATATCATCTCTGCTCATTCCACACCACTGTCTCTcctatgttccttttttttttgtagagaccaggtttcactatgttgcccaggctgatcttgaactcctaggctcaggtgatccacctgccttggcattccaaagtgccgggaatacaggagtgagccaccacacctggccccaaatattttaaaaccctgAATCACCTTAACAAAGACTACCAGTTACCTAACAGAGTGAACTTGCATCTGTTCCTATGTGAAAGCTATTATTACCACATCTAGTTACATTAATCTCAGCTGCAACAAAGCCATCATCCCATGAAAAAGTGAAACACACTTAGAAAAGATCAACAGCCATTTTCCTAAAGAAAACAGCTTCATTCTCAGAGGATCAAAAAGTGTTTTAGGAGGGTATGGATGTTCTACTTACCTTGCTCTTCATGATCTTTGAAGTGCCACCAATACCCTTTGGAAGGATGATACCGACAGTATGACATAGCTTCATCAAAAGCTGACTGAATACCATGCACTGCAGTAAgcttgtaaaaggaaaataaattctaaatttatCATTAGGTCGACCAAACTTTCCAAAGTAAATACTCACAAAATATTACATATGCAAAGACAGAACCTGTTTTTCAGAACCTAAATTACTATATAACTGAGACTATGAAATATACTTTGAGCACCGACTTGGCTCACAGTAACCAAAGTTCAAGACATTCTAATAGTCAATACTTTACAGCAACTTACACAAGGCAGAGGAGCTCTAGTTTGATTACTGGAAGCAAGGTAGCTAATTAAAAGTTTTCTTTAGTGCTTAAAGAATGTGAAGACACTTACCACTCTAGAGTTTATAACTGATCCCAAGTCTGGTGCCTGATAGATCACTCCAGCAATGATATAGTAATCAGCTAGTGGGATAACTAAAACAGTGGGAAAAAAGGTTTATAAATACAGCTATGGACACAAACTGCTAAACAGAttctcataaaaagaaataaaatctgacATTTTCCCATAAGGCAGGGTTTAGCAATTACTGTTTTGGTAAAGCTGTACTAGAAAACAGCCACATCCaatcatttacatattatctatggctgctctGGCAATACTTGAGCATTGTCACAGAGACTACGAGGCCCACAAACCCCAAGTATTTAGTCACTGGCCCTTTTCAGAAAAAGTATGCCCACTGTTGCCCtccagcagtgcttctcaaattttaatgtgcatcTGAATTACCTGGGGACCTTGTTAAAATTAGATTCTTATTCAGTAGGGATAGTGCATTTCTAATGAGTTCCCAAAAGATGCCAATACTGTTGTCAGTCAACCTTACTTAAGGGAGTAAGACCTTGGAGCAAGACAGACTGGGGGTCCAGTGTTAAGATATCAAATGCAATGAGCTTGCTTTTGTGCCCCAGTGCTGGGTCCTAAGGAATAAGATAGCTGCTAGTGAGGCTACTGCCATCTTGTGTAATTTCTACACCTTGAATCCTCTCACCATGGAAATCTTGTCTTGTCGCTGGTTTGCCTTGGTTCTAAGGTTCTCTTTTACTCTGGGCAGGGACTCTAGATCTTTGATTTTGAAACTGATTTTGGATTCCAGAATCACAACTTCTTTATCAAGTCATTCTCTGAAAACAATGCCAAGTTAAAGGTTGTCCATAAATGTCTTAATGAGGGTATCTAATTGAGAGATGTAGCTAGAATAACACCCATCTGGCTCCCCTATCTTGAATCTTCTCTTCAGTATGACTTTATCCATGGTCTTGGCTTGATTCTAATGTCTTCAATTTCTGGTCATCGCTGGAAAAGGTGTCTAGCTCTTTGATTCAAAACCAAATCTGGACTCTACACTCTTCAGTGTTGTTTCTAAACCAAGTTTTCAGTAGGTAGTATAACCCACGCAAGGCTTTTAGTTGAATGCATCACTGAGGATTTTCAACTGATCCTCTGTTAATTTGATATGACCAGATCTACCATGCATTTTGTAAAAGAATTAACTCAGTGGACTGAggtgaaaaaaaagttaattgtgGTCATCAGCAAAGCCTGAGTCCTGTCCTCTCACTCTCCTCCCCAGACAGCATGAGTTTCACCACTCACTCCACCTTCTCCAACTACTGGTCCCTGGGCTCCATCCAGGCGCCCAGCTGCAGCACCCAGCCAGTCAGCAGCACGGCCAGCGTCTATACAGGCACCGGAGGCTCTGTTTCCCAGATCTCCATGTCCCGCTCCACCAGCTTCTAGGGCAGCTTGGGGTACATGAGCCTGGCCATGGGATGGCCAGGGTTCTAGCAGGAATGGGAGGCATCCAGAACGAGGAGGAGACAATGCAAAGCCTGAACCTACCCTGGTTCAATGCCTGGCCTCCTACCCGGACAGAGTGAGGAGCCTGGAGACCGAGAACCAGAGGCTAGAGAGCAAAATCCAGGAGCACCTGGATAAGAAGGGACCCCAGGTCAGAGATTGGGGCCATTACTTCAAGACCATCGAGGACCTGAGGGCTCAGATCTTCTCAAATACTGTGGACAATGCCCACATTGTTCTGCAGATCGACAATGCCCATCTTGCTGCTGATAGAGTCAAGTATGAGACAGAGCTGGCCATGTATCAGTCTGTGGAGAGCAACATCCATGGGCTCTGCAAGGTCAATGACACCAATGTCACTCGGCTTCAGCTACAGACAGAGATTGAGGCTCTCAAGGAGGAGCTGCTCTTCATGAAGAACCGTGAAGAGGAAGTAAAGGCCTACAAGCCCAGACTGCCAGCTCTGGGTTGACGATGAAGGTAGATACCCCCAAATCTCAGGACCTCGCCAAGATCATAGGAGACATCCTAATACGAAGAGCTGGCTCAGAAGAACTGAGAGGAGCTAGACAAGTACTGGTCTCAGCAGATTGAGGAGAGCACCACAGTGGTCACTATGCAGTCTGCCAAGGTTGGAGCTGCTGAGGTGACGCTCATGGAGCTGAGAGGTACGGTCCAGTCCTTGGAGACTGACCTGGACTCGATGAGAAATCTGAAGGCCAGCttggagaacagcctgagggAGGTGGAGGCCCGCTATACCCTGCAGATGGAGCAGCTCAACAGGATCCTGCTGTACCTGGAGTTGGAGCTGGCACAGGCCGGGGCAGAGAGGCAGCACCAGGCCCAGGAGTACGAGGCCCTGCTGAACATCAAGGTCAAGCTGTAGGCTGAGATCACCACCTACCGCCGCCTGCTGGAAGACAGCCAGGACTTCAATCTTGGTGATGCCCTGGACAGCAGCAACTCCATGCAAACCATCCAAAAGACCCCACCCGCCAGGTAGTGGATGGCAGAGTGGTGTCTGAGACCAACAACATCAAAATTCTGAGACATTAAGCCAGGAGAAGCAGGGTACCCTTTGAGGAGCAGGAGGCCAATAAAAAGTTCAgaggtcaaaaaacaaaacaaaattacttgGGATGCTTGACGTTCAGTCGGTATACCAACTGTGCTCACAGAAAGAGGTAGCTTTGATGCAGTGAGTCGCTCTGACTGTTAGTGCTTGAAGAGTTGTCCTTGGGCATGCTCGAAGAGTCCTGGTATCCAAGTATACAACTAGTGGAACTTGGCTTTTGAAACATTTCCTATATGATAGTTAGGCTGGTTGTACCAGCCTTTGCAGACAATTTGTACAAACAATGTGATTATAGTAGACACCagatttcttttggaaaatcTAAAAATCTGGTGGGCAGAGGATGTCCAAGCAACCAACCCTCTATAAAAATCCCTGGCTCAGAGTCTTATATGGACTTCCCTGAGCAGACATATTGAATGCAGCTGCATTTCACTGCTGGATGGAGGGCACACTCTGTGGCCCTTCACAAGCAAGAGGGAAAGCATAAGAAACTTGCACATGGATTCCTACAGACCCCACCTGACATGTCTTTTTCCAGTACTAATCTGGCTGCGTACCCTTACTGTGTTGTCATAACAAATCTTAGCTGTAAGTACAACCATATGCTAAGTCTGGTGAGTCCTCCAGCATAGTACTGAACATGTATGTGGTCTTGGAGACCCCCCAAACAGAAACCAATCAAAAAAACAAGTTAGGTCAGgaagtaaataaattatggtattttaaaaagaaaacaatgcctAAAGTTTACACATTTTACCTTGGGCAGGGGACTGCCGCTGTTGCTTCCGAATGATGAAAAGAATGGGCTCTTGAGCATGCAAAAGGATGTACTCGATTCCAACCATCTGACTGAAAACAGAACACAGACATCCAAAGATCTATAAATGCcctacaaataattttataagacattcaaattattatataaaaatgcagCAACACTTTAAATAGGATTAAAACTGCCTATGTTTGGTGTTATAATCTGGCTGTTGAGTAAAATTGGCTGTTTTCCCAGACAGGTGGCATATAGATAAagtaagatttgtttttaaacaacaaaatttcTCTACAACAATGTACTATAAATTTAAATCTAAGTATTTTCAGtcaggaaagtacaccaaagagtGTCCGTTTCAAAAAGGCAATCAAAATGCCATGATGCTTCCTGACCAAATCTACgaatacatacaaaatataaaaataaacatgaagacACAACTATATATACTACCAAACTAGAAAACATCAAAAACTTTATCCTCATCCCAACAAATTTTTTTACCTGACAGATTATGTTTAAAAGCAACAATAAGTTGTCTCAATAGCTGTATTTGCCCCATAACAAAAGCCATTTAAAATATaacagatatttaattttataagctCCTCCTCAATATTTAGCTAACAGGAAAATTATATCAACAGTTGTTTCAAATACTTTTGTAATATAAACTAGATATAAAAGAGACAATAATTATAGTTGCCTGGTTGAGAATAACAGTAGCATTGCCAAAATCACTCATCAGATCCAAATCTAAACCTGTTATATTGTAATTAAACATTATGAAGTTATACAGAAAAGACCTCTGTTAAAAGTGAATACTAATAGTTACCCTGCAGGTCAAATTTGCATAAACCCAAACAAAACTCcagtttttcttctaaaagttctaCTCTACACTTCATGATCCACAGTTTGAAAGAACTGTTCATTGCAAAACTTGTATTTGGAAAAAGTGCTACCTTCTTAAAATAACTTACTTCAAGTGTTCTAATGTTAGCCTCTGCATTTTGACCACTTCATTATTACATGTTCTGTCATAAAAAGGATTACTTCTTTCTGAAAAGTAATCCAGGACACTACCACTGTTCAAAATAGGGATCCAAGAGCTGTCAACCCAAGAAATTCCCAGCAGATTGTCtatgggaaagaaaacaaaatgataaaggattagaaaaaaagaaagaatccaatccaacaaacatttattatacatCAAATGTAGTAGGCACTATGAATATAAGGATGACATAGATCCTAACCAACACACTCTCATGATGTAACAGAAGAGATTATGCAAGAAAGCAATAACATGATTAAGTGTTATGATaaagacatggtgaaaccctgtctctactaaaaatacaaaaaattctggccgggcgcggtggctcacgcctgtaatgccagcactttagggggctgaggtaggtggatcacctgaggttgggagtttgagaccagcctgaccaacatggagaaaccccgtctctactaaaaatacaaaattagcctggcgtgtttgcgcatgcccataatcccagctacttgggagactgaggcaggagaatcgcttgcacccagaaggtggagattgtggtgagatgagatcacgccattggactctagcctgagcaacaagagtgaaactccgtctaaaaaaaagaaaaaaaaaaacaaaacaaaaaattagccgggcatggtggtggacacctgtaatcctagctactcgggaggctgtggcaggagaatcacttggacccaggaggcggaggttgctgtgagctgagatcgcgccactgcactccagcctgggcgacagagcgagactccgtctcaaaaaaaaaaagacatgaagaaatgTGTTACGAGACTACAGAGGACCTGGGGAAACGAAAATCATTTTTCATGTGGTGAGAAGGTGGGTTTTAGCATGATATgttaaagaataaatagaaacttACACAGAGAAAAGGGCAAAGTAATTCCAAGCAGAGAGAATGTATATACAGAGgtgtaaaaatataaagtatattatatcTTTAGAGAATAATTTCATTAGGTGAAGAAGTGATaagatttaaaatttagaaaggacttttttttttattggaaatCCTTAATGCTGGCAAGGAattcaaaattttcaaataacatGTATGCCCAAAAGAACACATCTATAGCTACCAGTTTGAGATCTCTCAATTAAGGATAGAGAAGTTAGGAAGCTATTATTGTAGATGAGATGATAATGACGTAAAAGCTAAGGGATAAACAGGAAGTAGAGTTCCCTTAACTACAGCCACACGGTTTCATATTTAGCGTAGAATTAAATCATAGCTTTTAAAAAGACATGATAGAGCTAGATACTTTTAATAAATGAGCTTGTATTGGCTATTGGCTTTCATGATGCTTCATACCACTGACTGTACTGAACACCACTAGGTGTAAATCATGAACATCAAAATGCCTATACAATACTGGTTGAAAAACTTCAATCTCTCTTATACTGTCATTACCTCAGGCATCTTCAAAGAAGTCAGACCTAATTCAAGGTGACAGGCAGTTTTGAGCCAAGTGACTCAACcgagaaaaattatataaaggtAAAATGTACTTTGTGTGCTATAAAATAAAGGAGGAGACAGATGAAGTGCGTTAATAACCAAATAATTAGTATAGACCATTTAGATAGTTAATCATAACTGGATCATGCAATAACCAAATACACAACAGGCCAGGAAGTAACATTTTCAGAAATGGCCTCCTAACTGGTTTTCCTAATTCTACCCTTGCCCTCCTACACTGTTCCCAGCAGCCAATGCAGTCCTAAAAAAAAGTCAGATCACATCATTCCTCTGATGGAAACCCCTCCAATGGCTCTGCGTTTTACTCAGAGGAAAAGCCAAAGACCTTATCATAGCTTTCAACACCTTTCTGACCTCAACTCCTTCCCACATCCTCTCTCACTtccctccagccacactggcctccttgctgttcctttAACACACCAAACACACTCTTATTTTAGAGTCTTTGCCATGATCCTAACAATCTGAATTAtaagtaaaacattttataaactaaatatttctcttttttattctgtaGCAAGGCAACATGTTGACATAGCCCAAGCATTCTAACAGCATTCTAACCATCAGCAAGTGATGAAATAAATAGAGACACGTATGTAAAATCATGATCCAGAAGTGCTGCAGATCGCCAGATAACTATAAATGAGAATATTTGTAATAAATGTGTTAGACCCCAATCcagttaatattaaaaaaaggCATCTCAAAcatctccttttaaaaatcaagtactGTATACACAAAAACAACTCTACATGCTCCCCAAGATCAAGCAGCAGTTAAGGGGTGACATCTCCATACATTTATTCACTGACTGATTCAATATTTGAGTACCTCTACAGTTCAGCTGTGAAAAAAATACGACCCCTGCCCATAATAATTGCTGGACGTTCGATGTAAAGTATTatcgactcaaaaaaaaaaagaaaatacctgggATTCATGCTCAGGGACCCGTGTGGCGCGGTCTAAAGAATTAGGCAGCCACCATGCCAAGTCCCAAGAGATGAATCAAATCAAGTTGGCTTATTACCCCATTCCCTTCTCTGCCTAAACGCCATTCCTTCACTCCAATAGAATAGCCCTAATGTTGTTGCAGAGATACGTGTGTGGAACAAAACTCCAGCTCTGAAAGCTCAAAACCCAGAGCTTCttccaaccccttctctccgacGCTTCCAAGAGACGCTCcaagaacttagaaaaaaaaaaaaactcgtcAACGTTTCGCTAGATCACAGCCTTGGGTTGTCCACAAAAACCACTCAAAAAAGCTTGAGACCTCACACAAAAGAACCCAAACCTTGAAACCGCGAGCTATAACATCCCAAACTAGTCCATAGACAATCAAGAGACAAAATATAGCAATACAGTATACCTCGGATATCCACCGCCGCCATAATTCCGAAAGCGTTTACAGGTTCTCTTTCCGGCGCAAAGTAAACGTAAGCCTAGGCCGCCGGAAGCAGCGGGTTGAAGAGAGTGCGCATGGGTGAGGAGGGACGTAGAGCGGAAGAGGGGGCGGGGCGGGCAGGAGAGAGGCAGGGGGTGGAGGTgcgggtgggaggggaggagaggcgaGGGGGCGGAAAGCGGGAGAGGCGCGGGAGGCGGGAAacgtggggtggggtggggtggggtaggggaatgggaggggatgggaggggacgGGACGCAGAAAGGTTGGTGCAGGGGAGCAGGGAAAGACTAGAAGAGGGATGGGCCAAAGAAGGAGAACGGGAGGGCGGATTActgggaaaaaaattagaagacttAGAGGACAGAAAGACCGAGTGGAGTCCCGCCCCACGTCCACCACTGATGGAAGAATTCTGTCTTGATCGTCTGTGATCGTCAAGAAAACAAATTCTGATGCTGTAGAGTTGTGCTTGGGAGCGTCTCttaattttaaaagctccccGGGTGTATCCACTGAGCTATCAGATTTAGGAACGAtggtcatttatatttttctccctG harbors:
- the MED6 gene encoding mediator of RNA polymerase II transcription subunit 6 isoform X1; its protein translation is MAAVDIRDNLLGISWVDSSWIPILNSGSVLDYFSERSNPFYDRTCNNEVVKMQRLTLEHLNQMVGIEYILLHAQEPILFIIRKQQRQSPAQVIPLADYYIIAGVIYQAPDLGSVINSRVLTAVHGIQSAFDEAMSYCRYHPSKGYWWHFKDHEEQDKVRPKAKRKEEPSSIFQRQRVDALLLDLRQKFPPKFVQLKPGEKPVPVDQTKKEAEPVPETVKPEEKETTKNVQQTVSAKGPPEKRMRLQ
- the MED6 gene encoding mediator of RNA polymerase II transcription subunit 6 isoform X2, which produces MAAVDIRDNLLGISWVDSSWIPILNSGSVLDYFSERSNPFYDRTCNNEVVKMQRLTLEHLNQMVGIEYILLHAQEPILFIIRKQQRQSPAQVIPLADYYIIAGVIYQAPDLGSVINSRVLTAVHGIQSAFDEAMSYCRYHPSKGYWWHFKDHEEQAKAWRKACSSGSNKERGRTCTRNCKT